CCCCCGACATGGGTATCCCGCCGCCCGGTCGGCGAGCGGGGGTTCGGGAGCAACGCCTCTCGAcggggcttttatttaagctggcctatatggttggaattaagaggttttaggttttttagcccgtttttggggcatatatattttgctcgattttatcattatgtaagtaagaattggctgtaaaccgaaaaatatagtgaaatctctttgcgggaggtagccctaatcttggagtgaacctgggtaatctcgtgcgtcattccaatttttcttgattctctcgtGTGATCGTCGATTCGGTTTCaataaatcccttcaattggtatcagaggcTTGTGTTCAAGAGATTAGGGTTTATCGGAGATGTCGGGAGGGTCACTTCGATGGGACACAGTTTGAtttgtggaagatgaagatgaggatcTACTTTGCGATCGAGATCTTTGGTCAACAATTGAAACGGAAATGCCTGTTGCTGCGAAGCCTGGTGTCGTGATAAAGGAATTAGGCAAGGAAGCGGGGAAGGATGACGAGACGTCTTCCAAAATGGCGGTTCCAAAGGAGATTGAAGATTGGGATCGGATTGATCAGAAAGCAAAGGGTTTGATTCAACTTTGTCTCACGGACTTGATTCTGATGAACGTGATGAGTGAACCTACAGCTAAGGATTTGTGGCGTAAACCGGAGTCTTTGTATCAAAGTAAGTCGTTGGttaataagctatttttgagaaaaaagctgtataatcttcggatgcatgaggGTGACTCGTTTTCTGCACATCCGTATAGCTTTAACACGGTGATTAGTTAATTCGTATCGATCGGTGTtaagtttgaggatgatgataagGCAATAACATTACTTTATTCACTGCCGGATTCATGGGATAACTTGATTGTGGTGATCGGTGGTGGGGATAAGAAATTATCATATGAAAGTGTGTGTTCTACTTTGTTATCGGAGGAGACACGAAGAAAGGGATTGGGAAATTCCGGTAAAGAGGCATTGGCGGCTAGGGGAAGGCCAGCAGAGAAGACTACGAATCGGAAAGGGTCCAGGTCCAAATCTCGTGGGCGATCAAAGAGTAGGGAGAGGAGGGTACAAAGGTGCTGGAGATGTGAAGAATGGGGCCATGTGAAGCAAGACCGTAAAAACAAGCCGGTTTCTAAGAAAGAAGCTGAATCATCCTCGGGTAAAAAGGAGGTCGATGCGGGAGATATGTATTTGGCTGCTGCATGTATGGCGCAATCGGATAAGGATATCTGGTTGATCGATACCGGTGCTTCATACCACATGACGCCTCATAGACACCGGTTTTGTAaatatgagcaatataatgATGGGGATGTCATGCTCGGAGATGATATTATAGTTCGGATTGTTGGGCGTGACAAGGTGAAGCCGAGGATGAGTAATGGCACCGTGAGGACTATTCCGCACGTGATGCACATACCCTTgatgagtagaaatctgttATCGATCGGTACGATGGCTGATTCGAGGGTTACTTTTAGCCGTGATAAGGATTCGTGCAAGATGACTCGAGGTTCTATTGTGATTGCACGAGGAGTCCGTTACGGGACATTATACAAGTTGCTCGAGGAAACAGTGATTGTTGGTAGCGGGTTTATTTCGAaaaaggccaaggaagatgGACATGATATGTCCATGTTGTGGCATCAGAGGTTAGGGCACATCGGTGAAAAGGGGCTGTCTACCTTAGCTCCGAGTCGGATGGTAGAAGGAGTTCCAAAATGCTCTATGGGTTTCGGGTTACGTGAACACTGTCTCCATGGAAAACAGAACCGAGTTAGCTTCCAACACACCGGTACGAGAGCAAATGAGGTTCTCGAGCCGATTCACGGCGAAGTTTTTGGACCTACTCCGACTCCATCTATTGGAGGATCCAGGTACTATGTatcattcatagatgatttttcgagatatagttggatttattttattaagagtAAATCGGATGTATTAGAGAAATTTCGTGAATTTAAAGCCttggttgaaaatcaattgggcgGGAAGATCAAGGTCCTTCGTACGGATAACGGAGGTGAATTCTGTTTGGATAAGTTTGAGCAATTTTGTGTGGATAATGGTATTGCAAGGCGTAAGACGACTCCATATACGCCCCAACGTAATGGGGTGGGTGAAAGGTTAAATCGGTCACTCATAGAAAAGGCGAGATGCATGGTGAGTTGGGTAGGTTTGGAGCTAGAATTTTGGGCGGAAGTTGTAGCCATGGCCTGTTATTTGAAGAATCGGTCACCGACCTCATCGGTGAAGGATCATACACCATATGAGGCAGCGTTTGGGAAGAAGCCTAATTTGTCACATGTTCGGGTGTTCGGGTGTTATGCATATGTTCATGTACCCAAGGAGAAACGGGGTAAGCTTGACAATAAGTCCGAGAAGAACATATTTGTCGGATACAAGGAAGGGGTCAAGGGCTATAAGCTGTGGAATCTAGAATCAAAGACCATTGTCTACAGCGGGGATGTCATCTTTCGTGAATCACAATCCCAGGTTGGCACACAAAAAGGGGATGAGCCCAAGAAAGTGGTAGTGcttgaagaaagtcctaaaGCTGAAACTATGAAGATGGTTCCACAAAACACGCCGGTAGAATCTGATTTTGAATCGGAGCAAGGGGACTCGATTAACAAAGTCGAGGATGTAGATTCGGATGAAGACTCAGATACAGATAGCATGCCGGCTCTTAGGAGATCGACGCGGGAAAGAAATGTACCATTTCGATACTCCCTTAGTGCTTTGAGTACGTTTCTTGCTTTGAGCATTACCGGAGATGATCCTAGTTACGTAAAAGAGGCGAAATCCATGGATGATGCGAATTAGTGGGAGCTCGCAATGATAGATGAGGTGCGGTCGCTTGATAAAAATGAAACATGGAGCTTGTGTAAATTGCCTAAGGATAGAAAGGCAATTGGGTGTAAATGGGTGTTCAAGCGAAAGCTGAAACCGGATGGGACCGTAGAGAAgtacaaggctaggcttgtagccAAGGAGTATTCTCGGATCGAGGGTGTTGACTATGATGAGATTTTCTCTCCCGTGACGAAGTTGACCTCGATACGGTTTGTTCTGTCCGTAGAAACTgcatatgatcttgaggtagaacagatggatgtaaagacggctttccttcatggggacttggaggaggagataTATATGAGGCAACCAGAAGGctttgaagtaaaaggaaaagagaatctggtatgcaaattgaaaaagtccTTATATGGGTTGAAGCGATCGCCGAGAATGTAGTACCAGAAGTTTGATACATATATGCTCCAGCTTGATTTTGTGCGTTCAAATTCTGACTATTGTGTTTATGTGAAGAGGACGGGCAATCGGTTTGTCATTCTCACgctatatgtggatgacatgtTGTTGATCGGGAATAGCGTGAAGATTGTGAAGTCCGTGAAGAGTTTGTTggctaaaaagttcgaaatgaaagacttggggcctgcaaattttattttgggcatgcaAATTAAGAGGGACCGTGAGAAACGGAAGCCGTGGCTAGAGcaggagaaatacatcaaagaaattttgaagaaattcaatatAATAGATTGCAAGCCTATTGGTACTCCTATACCTTTAGGGACCAAGTTATACGTGGAGCAATGTCCTCAAACggatgaagaagctgaagagatgGCCCGAGTTCCATACGCGAGTGCGGTGGGTAGCTTGATATATGCTATGGTGTGCACGCGTCCGGATATAGCCCAAGCAGTGGGAGTCTTGAGCCGATACATGTCTAACCTAGGTAGAGAACACTGGAATacgatcaaaagagttttcgggtATCTTCGTGGAActtcgaatttttctttgtgttatgAAGGTACGGGGAATGGAAATATGCTTGATATCGTAGGCCATGTAGATGTTGATTGGGGTGGAGATATTAATAGGAGACGGTCCACTAGCGGATATGTTTTCACATTGTTTGGTGTTgcgttgagttggatgagtagGAGGCAAAGCATGGTAGCGCTTTCTTCTACGGAGGCTGAGTATATGGCTCTTACTCATGCTGAAAAAGAGGCCGTATGGTTACGACGGTTGTGCTCGGAGCTCGGTTTTGAACAAGGTGCTGCAGATGTGAGATGTGATAATCAAGGGGCTATTTATTTAGCCAAGAATCCGGTGTTTCACTCACGCACAAAGCACattgatattcaatatcatttcatcgtagaaaaagtggagaagaaTGAGGTTCGACTTGCAAAGGTCGACACGGTAAAAAATAGTTCGGACTTCCTTACTAAAGTCGTCACAAGTGcgaagtttgaatggtgctCTGCTGCGAAtggattgaagaagaatgatattggaagggctctcatttgcgcgaagtatccaccaagtgggagaatgttggagttggcgaatacttcggggacccttgtttctcacaccgtgTATGCCCATGTGAGCTTAGAGAAATTGAAGTGTTATCCAACGACATGTTACCCCTGCGCGCGGGATGCGAGGGTTTGGGGgcggcgcctcccgacggggcttttatttaagctggctcgtatggttggaattaagaggttttaggttttttagcccgtttttggggcatatatattttgctcgattttatcattatgtaagtaagaattggctgtaaaccgaaaaatatagtgaaatctctttacgggacgtagccctaatcttggggtgaacttgggtaatcttgtgcgtcattccaatttttcttgattctctgtgtgatcgtttgattcggtttcgataaatcccttcattAAACAGGCGATGCGATAAATGACTGTACTCTTAAATGCAATGAAAGGGCAAGGCCGAGAGGTTTGCATTGCTTCTACGACGGAGAGTTTCAACTGCTGTCCACTTGTACATTCTTCCTTTGTCTGATTGTAAGCAATATGTATGGTTTTAAAAGTTCCCTAGTTATACTAGCCCTCGTCTTGAAGATGAATTTGCCAAggtcccttctctctctttctctctcttccctagGCCGACATCGGATTACTTGATGGATATATGTGCTTTGGAATAGGTTCAAAGGGAATACCATCTACAGAAAGGTGATTTTCCTAGCGTCGAGCATTTCAAGGAGTCCTTGAGTGGCTATAGCATCAACAAATTCAAAAAGCCATAGCCCAAGATGATACAAGCCGTTGACGACATGCTCGGCTATGAGATCCCTAAGCTCCTGAAGAATTTCAGAAATCCTTATGAATGAATCTCCCGGGGCTTGTGCCTTCTTGGTTGAGGCAATGTTTCTCTTGCTATATATAGTATGTTATCTCAAAAACCAACCTTGGTTATAACATTTTTGGCCTCCTATGCTCCATCACATCCTCGGATGGGGATATCGGATTTATTATGGATATCATTTAGTTTCAGTTTAAATTTCCGTAGAACGGTTGGAGCGCCTAAGCTAAGACTTTTTTGACGATTCATGAGACTCTAGGAGGAATGCTCTTTGCATTTctttttgtggatgatcaaatgaagaggaagacacCCTATATATAGTAGATGACCTTGTATTATAACCGTTGATCTATATATCGATCTAATGACTCAGATAGCATCTTCTCATCTACCTAACTACCGACAATAAATAGGAATGTTTCAGGGCAGGGGATGGTTACCATCTGGCCCGTCTTTGGGAATATGTTAGAAAATGGTAGAAAACCCTGGGCAAACTAGCCCAAGACACATTAAGTCTTGGGTTCTTCTCAGCCATGGGATCGATTGGTTGTGCCAGAAAATCTCAGCACATGTCACTTGTCTACACCAAAGACAGATAAAGCAGGAGTTTGTAAAGGTGGCAATTGGCAAAATAAGTTCTCCCTTCTTGGCTCCCATCTCACGAATCTTAGTGTGATAGACGTCACCATTACTTGTTTTGAATGGTCGACTAGAGCATGCATCAAAAGTTTTCCTTGGATGCATAAATATCAAGTTTTGCAAGGGAATATTCCAACTAGTGTAGAAagagattttgtgaaaaaatttgCAGCTTCATCAAAAAATTGTCACCCAAATTGTAGCAGCCAAAAAGAGAACTTGGGTTTATCTCAAATGACCCAGCACGCCCGTGAATCTCACGTGTTAATTGTAAGGGTATAATCTTCccgagtattttttttttttactgcaaAGAACCGACGAGGAGTCTGGTCCGAGCATCCATCGCAGGTCTTAGGCAAACGTTCTCCGCCGCTGATGCTGCAGAGCTCTCACATAGACAATGAAACTAATCATGGATATGACTGTTGAAATTGCAACTTGAATGATGAGATAATAGACTTGCTTTGGGCAACTTGACCCAGATCTTGCATTGGACCTTCCATTTTGTTCACTACATTGCACCCACCACCATACACGGAACTCTTTTCTGATGCTCAGAAGCAATTAACACTTGAAATATAAATAGGGACCGATGCTTACACAGTCAAATAACAgcgaaaagagaaaagaaagaaagaactgaATAAATAGTTAAGCAACTCATCTTCATCCTAGGATTTAGTATATCTGAAGAGAAGCAAACCACTTTCTGCATTCCTCAGAAGAAGCCTTGCAACTTATGTACATAATAAAATCAACCACATTCAGAAATCTGCAGCATAATAATATACACTTTTTCCCCTAAGCCTCGTGGAAAGGAATATATACTCTGTCCCCTTGAGGGATCTTTCATCACAACCTGCGCATCATTGATAGTTCTAGAGTCTCAACTATTCCCTTCAACCCTCGTCGATCATCAGCTGTCGGGATGCAACATTTCCTCGCCCCTTTCAAGAACACTCACAAAACAGCAGAAAGTCTTTCACAGGAAACCGTCGTATTTCCATCGTTTAGACATATTCGTGAGAGAGCACGTCGTGAATAATATAACAAGATGAAGCCCCGTGGTATTTACACGTTCACTACGTCAGCATCTTGGTTGTCTGCACACGTCATGATAAGGCCTTCCACGTAGGTTGGAAGGAGGCATTGGGCCCATTGGCAGCCCGTTGATATGGGCTCCGGCGGTGGAACAATCATGAGTACGTTATCATGGCGTCGCACGACCCCCATGACACTTACAGTGCTTCCTTCTTTTATATATCTGACGCCAAAAACAGGAGAGAGAAATTCATAGAGAGAGATAGAAGGGGGATCTTCAGGAGCGGATTATTACTCATTAGACTTCCTTTTAAAAGAATAAGCGGAAGGACGATATAGATATATTATTGTCTATTGCATACCCTTCCTTGAGGCGCATAACACGATCATCATACGAAAGGCTACGCTCTGCAAGCCAGCGCAAGAAGCTTGGAGACAAATCTCTCTTTTCCTTGGTCACATCTACAGCTGTGGTTGGTTTGACAAATGGAGCAACCTTCGCTCCATAGCCTGCCTTAACTAATGctctcaatcccgactggaAGTCTGATATGTAGAAGTCAGCCATGTACCTCTGTTCAGCAAATGCGACATTGTTATCCTTAGATCATTTTATGAAAAAGAAGGCCAAGTTGGGTCCCCAAGTTCATGAACTGCTAGACTAGAGAACAGGAACAAAGTAGCAAAACATCAACATATAACTGGTGCCAATTCTTGAGGAACTATATAAAATGACTTTAAAGGCCAAATCCACACAGAAGTTACTAAGAAATTGCGGTATTGAAAACAGTGCAGTTTCCAGCAATCGTTAGGTTCATCAAATTTAAGAGTCATCAGGTTATGTCAAAACTCGCCAACAAAGTCAATGAGTCTACACTCAACAAGATCGTGAGCATAACGACTGGAAAGACTATTTATTACCTCTGAATGTCTACATCCCCATGAGAAGCAACGGTGTTTCGGATTTGCAGATTTTCCTCCCCATCCTTTATATTCATACAATTCTGTCGAAATGTACACACATCTTTGCACCTTCTGATAGGATGATTCCAAAGGAATGCTGCCGCAGGTGACAACCTACCAGAGAGAATGTTATCAAGCACTCTCCTAAAAAATAAGACATATGCAGTCACATGGGAAAGAAACGTATCAAGCCATTGCCAGAACTTTTTGGGCAGAGCAAGTTTGGCATCAAATAGAAGGACGGCACACAATCAATTGCCAACCGCCCATAATGCATACAAAGAAAATACTAATCATACAGTGTTTATTTTCCACTAAAGAATGAGTGACAGACCTATCAGCAGCTTGTTACAAGCAGAGGGAAGAAGAAACTATTTCGAAGATCTCAATGGATGAAGATATTCATAGCAATTTCAAAATCAGTACCAGATGTTCAGAAATATGTAATAGCAGTGGATAATAAGTGAACCTCTTCCTAGCCATTGGGCGCTTCAAAATAACGCTGGCCTTACCAGCCAAATAATTTGGCCACACAGAAGAAACAAAGCGGAAGGCACAGAAGGAGAAGAGCTTGTTTCAACAAAGACAGTGCTAGCACACCATGCCCAGCACAAACAAGCAGGCATTTCCAACACATTTTGCAATGCAACGAATAATAACCACAAAAATATGTTGACTAAACAGCAATCACTCATTAGCCTCATATTTCTCCTCCATTAGACTACGAGGCAATCGCAAATTGCAAGTTTGCCAAGATATCAGATTCCAAACTGTCAATTTCTAGTCCCAAAAGAGAGAGACTCAAACTCAACTGGTCCTGAAAGGAAGTAGCATAAGCATTATCTGAAAACGACTTCATGCGGACCATTAAGAAAAATGTAGCCATTCAATTTCTAGGTGTATCTAAAAAAGCCAGTCTCATAGCAAAAGAACTCGTTCCCCCATGTCTTATAATTCGCCAAATTGAGCACTCTCGATTCTTGAAAACTCTCGAAAACGGATAAAAGTTGTTGCTATAAAAATCATTGCTTTACTTAACAAGCTATATGCCCAAAACGTTTCTATCAACAAAATCTCCCTATACTATCATAATTATGCTTGCCATACTACAATTTCAGCGTGACAATCAAATGATAAGCAAAGAATGAAATTCTACCATTTTAAGGTAAACTGTCACATCGTATCAAATCCTCTACACAAGCAGATGACCTATTCTACATTCAAACTAGGAAATTACAggttttttttaggaaaagtaCACCCAAAGAATTCGATACAATATCCAAAGGATaaaaaactaattaattaaGCTAACCACAAAATCCACCTCGAAACTAAAGAAATTGGAGATTATTACCCCAGTGACCTTCACATACTGTCCATCGACAGCACCTCTGAGCTCCGCGTCGGGGTACCTCctcacaaaccctagcagcccCCTCCTCCTCCACGCCCAGTTCCAGGCCACCACCGCTACCGCCGgcgccaccaccgccgccactgCCACCAGTATCACCGCCTTCTTCACCGCCGCCATCAAGAACGCCCCCACCAGCACCCCCATCGCCACCACTATCAAGAACACCCACACCACCGCCTTCGAGACCCTGAACCCCACCCTCGCCTCCTCGCTCAGGCTCGTCACCGCCGACCCGTACACCGCCTTCGCCGTCCCCGCCGGCTGCTCCAGCTGGCCCGACCTGGCCCGCCCCGAGCCGAGCGGGCCCGACCCGATTGGCCCGGAGGTGATCAGCCCCGTCGGGGCTAAGGGAATCATGGGGCCCGAGGCGGTCTTCTTGACGGGGCCGGAATTGGACCCAGGCTTGGGCACGGGGCCGGAGTTCGGGCCAGATCGGACGGATC
The sequence above is drawn from the Rhodamnia argentea isolate NSW1041297 chromosome 9, ASM2092103v1, whole genome shotgun sequence genome and encodes:
- the LOC115742920 gene encoding uncharacterized membrane protein At1g16860; translated protein: MGSRIPSHQLSNGLYVSGRPEQLKERLPTMASRAVPYTGGDVKKSGELGKMFDIPVSGEGPPSLKHSRPSSSSQHNSGSVRSGPNSGPVPKPGSNSGPVKKTASGPMIPLAPTGLITSGPIGSGPLGSGRARSGQLEQPAGTAKAVYGSAVTSLSEEARVGFRVSKAVVWVFLIVVAMGVLVGAFLMAAVKKAVILVAVAAVVAPAVAVVAWNWAWRRRGLLGFVRRYPDAELRGAVDGQYVKVTGVVTCGSIPLESSYQKVQRCVYISTELYEYKGWGGKSANPKHRCFSWGCRHSERYMADFYISDFQSGLRALVKAGYGAKVAPFVKPTTAVDVTKEKRDLSPSFLRWLAERSLSYDDRVMRLKEGYIKEGSTVSVMGVVRRHDNVLMIVPPPEPISTGCQWAQCLLPTYVEGLIMTCADNQDADVVNV